A single region of the Geobacillus subterraneus genome encodes:
- a CDS encoding nitrate reductase subunit alpha, with the protein MKRKRSPLANRFKYIRPIERQADGHSETTYGDRAWEDAYRRRWQHDKVVRSTHGVNCTGSCSWNIYVKNGIVTWEGQQLDYPSTGPDMPDFEPRGCPRGASFSWYMYSPLRVKYPYVRGILLDMWREALSHHPNNPLEAWKSIVEDREKAKRYKQARGKGGFVRVSWDEALTLVAASLLYTVVKYGPDRNVGFSPIPAMSMVSHAAGARFMQLMGGPILSFYDWYADLPPASPQIWGDQTDVPESSDWYNAGYIITWGSNVPLTRTPDAHFLAEVRYRGTKVVSVSPDYAESTKFADDWLSVKQGTDGALAMAMGHVILNEYYVKRTVPYFEQYAKTYTDFPFVVTLKQDGGAWTAGRFLLAKDLGKQTGNAEWKPVIYDENTGTFAVPNGTIGTRWEDKGKWNLHLVDEETKQPLEPRLSFLGSEDEVMSIKLPYFTAEGGKTIERAVPVKKVHTEAGDVYVTTVYDLILANYGIDRGIGGVVARSYDDEVPFTPAWQEAITGVDRELVVKIAREFADNAIDTNGRSMIIVGAGINHWFNSDTIYRAVLNLVLFVGAQGVNGGGWAHYVGQEKLRPAEGWQTIATARDWVGPAKLQNGTSFFYFATDQWRYEERPVDELISPLAKKARYSHPGDYNVLAARLGWLPSYPTFNKNGIELYNEAVSHGARTPEEIGAYVAKQLKKKELQFAIEDPDNEANFPRNLIVWRANLISSSGKGHEYFLKHLLGTTNGLLNDDRNSLRPEEIRWRDEAPEGKLDLLVNLDFRMAGTALYSDVVLPAATWYEKHDLSSTDMHPFVHPFNPAVPPLWEARSDWDIFKSLAKAVSDVAKQAGLKPMKEVVATPLLHDTAQELAQPFGEVKDWSKGETEPIPGKTMPNIHVIERDYTLIYDQMTALGPNVARQPIGTKGIAWSAKDEYEQLKRRLGTVRRASIADGCPDISEAKKAAEAILTLSSTTNGKMAVKAWEALEKKTDLKLADLAKEREEECFTFEQITAQPKTVITSPAFSGSEKGGRRYSPFTTNVERLIPWRTLTGRQSFYIDHELMREFGETMATFKPMLPHRPFSNKRPKENGKEVILNYLTPHNKWSIHSMYFDSLPMLTLFRGGPTVWMNKDDAAEAGINDNDWIECFNENGVVVARAVVSHRLPRGMAFMHHAQDRHINVPGTKLTNNRGGTHNSPTRIHVKPTHMIGGYAQLSYGFNYYGPTGNQRDLFVVIRKLEEVDWLED; encoded by the coding sequence ATGAAACGAAAACGATCCCCTCTTGCCAACCGTTTCAAATATATTCGGCCGATCGAGCGCCAAGCCGACGGCCATAGCGAAACAACCTACGGCGACCGCGCCTGGGAAGACGCGTACCGCCGCCGCTGGCAGCACGACAAAGTTGTCCGCTCGACCCATGGCGTCAACTGCACGGGATCGTGCAGCTGGAACATTTACGTCAAAAACGGCATCGTCACCTGGGAAGGACAGCAGCTCGACTATCCGTCGACCGGGCCGGATATGCCGGATTTTGAACCGCGCGGCTGCCCGCGCGGCGCGAGCTTCTCATGGTATATGTACAGCCCGCTGCGCGTCAAATACCCGTATGTCCGCGGCATCTTGCTTGACATGTGGCGCGAGGCGCTCTCCCATCATCCAAACAACCCGCTTGAGGCGTGGAAAAGCATCGTTGAAGACCGCGAAAAAGCGAAGCGCTACAAACAGGCGCGCGGGAAGGGCGGATTCGTGCGCGTCAGCTGGGATGAAGCATTGACGCTTGTCGCCGCTTCTTTATTGTATACGGTCGTCAAATACGGCCCGGACCGCAACGTCGGCTTCTCCCCGATTCCAGCCATGTCGATGGTCAGCCATGCCGCTGGGGCGCGGTTTATGCAGCTGATGGGCGGCCCGATATTAAGCTTTTATGATTGGTACGCCGACTTGCCGCCGGCATCGCCGCAAATTTGGGGCGACCAAACGGACGTGCCGGAATCGAGCGACTGGTACAACGCCGGCTACATCATCACGTGGGGCTCAAACGTCCCGCTCACCCGAACGCCGGACGCCCACTTTTTAGCGGAAGTGCGCTACCGCGGCACGAAAGTCGTGTCCGTCAGCCCGGATTACGCCGAGTCGACGAAATTTGCCGACGATTGGCTGTCGGTGAAACAAGGAACGGACGGCGCTTTAGCGATGGCGATGGGGCACGTCATTTTAAACGAATATTATGTCAAACGGACTGTCCCGTATTTTGAACAATATGCGAAAACATACACCGATTTTCCATTTGTCGTCACGTTAAAACAAGACGGTGGCGCATGGACGGCCGGCCGCTTCTTATTGGCGAAAGATCTTGGCAAACAAACGGGAAACGCCGAATGGAAACCGGTCATCTATGACGAGAACACCGGCACGTTTGCCGTGCCGAACGGAACGATCGGCACGCGCTGGGAAGACAAAGGAAAATGGAACTTGCACCTTGTTGATGAGGAAACGAAACAGCCGCTTGAGCCGCGCCTGTCGTTTTTAGGAAGCGAAGATGAGGTCATGTCGATAAAGCTTCCGTATTTCACCGCTGAGGGCGGAAAAACGATCGAACGCGCGGTCCCGGTGAAAAAAGTGCACACCGAAGCGGGCGACGTTTATGTCACGACCGTCTATGACTTGATTTTGGCCAACTACGGCATCGACCGCGGCATCGGCGGTGTCGTTGCCCGCTCGTATGATGACGAGGTGCCGTTCACCCCGGCGTGGCAAGAAGCGATCACCGGCGTCGACCGCGAACTCGTCGTGAAAATCGCCCGTGAGTTTGCCGACAACGCGATCGACACAAACGGCCGGTCGATGATCATCGTCGGCGCCGGGATCAACCATTGGTTCAACTCCGATACGATTTACCGCGCCGTCTTGAACCTTGTCTTGTTCGTCGGCGCCCAAGGGGTGAATGGCGGCGGTTGGGCCCATTACGTCGGGCAAGAAAAGCTGCGCCCGGCGGAAGGATGGCAGACGATCGCCACTGCTCGCGACTGGGTCGGACCGGCGAAATTGCAAAACGGCACGTCATTCTTTTACTTTGCGACCGACCAATGGCGCTATGAAGAGCGGCCGGTCGATGAGCTCATCTCACCGCTGGCCAAAAAAGCGCGCTATTCACACCCTGGCGATTACAACGTCTTGGCCGCGCGGCTTGGCTGGCTGCCGTCGTACCCGACGTTTAACAAAAACGGCATCGAGCTGTACAACGAAGCAGTAAGCCATGGAGCCCGCACGCCGGAAGAGATCGGCGCCTATGTTGCGAAACAGCTGAAAAAGAAAGAATTGCAGTTTGCGATCGAAGATCCGGACAACGAGGCGAATTTTCCGCGCAACTTGATCGTCTGGCGCGCCAACTTAATCTCAAGCTCCGGCAAAGGGCACGAATACTTCTTAAAACATTTGCTTGGCACGACGAACGGCTTGTTAAACGATGACCGCAACAGCCTGCGCCCGGAAGAAATCCGCTGGCGCGATGAAGCGCCGGAAGGCAAGCTCGATCTGCTTGTCAACCTGGACTTCCGCATGGCCGGCACCGCGCTCTACTCCGATGTCGTCCTGCCGGCAGCGACATGGTATGAAAAACATGACTTAAGCAGCACGGATATGCATCCGTTCGTCCATCCGTTCAATCCAGCCGTGCCTCCGCTCTGGGAAGCGCGCTCGGACTGGGATATTTTCAAATCACTTGCGAAAGCCGTATCTGATGTCGCCAAACAAGCCGGCTTAAAGCCGATGAAAGAAGTCGTCGCCACTCCGCTGTTGCACGATACGGCGCAAGAGCTGGCGCAGCCGTTCGGTGAAGTGAAAGACTGGAGCAAAGGCGAAACTGAACCGATTCCGGGCAAAACGATGCCGAACATTCATGTCATCGAGCGCGACTATACGCTCATTTACGATCAAATGACCGCCCTGGGTCCGAACGTCGCCCGCCAGCCGATCGGCACAAAAGGGATTGCCTGGTCAGCGAAAGACGAGTATGAACAGTTGAAACGCCGGCTCGGCACTGTCCGGCGCGCTTCCATCGCCGACGGCTGCCCGGATATCAGCGAAGCGAAAAAAGCGGCTGAAGCGATTTTGACGCTGTCATCAACTACAAACGGCAAAATGGCGGTGAAAGCGTGGGAGGCGCTTGAGAAAAAGACGGATTTGAAATTGGCCGATTTAGCGAAAGAACGCGAGGAAGAATGCTTTACGTTTGAACAAATCACCGCCCAGCCGAAAACGGTCATCACCTCGCCGGCGTTCAGCGGCTCGGAAAAAGGCGGGCGGCGCTACTCGCCGTTTACGACGAACGTCGAACGGCTCATCCCGTGGCGGACGTTGACCGGCCGGCAGTCGTTTTACATCGATCATGAACTGATGCGCGAGTTTGGCGAAACGATGGCGACGTTCAAGCCGATGTTGCCGCACCGTCCGTTTTCAAACAAACGCCCGAAAGAAAACGGAAAGGAAGTCATCTTGAACTATTTGACGCCGCATAACAAATGGTCGATCCACAGCATGTATTTCGACTCCTTGCCGATGTTGACGCTGTTCCGCGGCGGGCCGACCGTGTGGATGAACAAAGATGATGCGGCCGAAGCCGGCATCAACGACAACGACTGGATTGAATGTTTCAACGAAAACGGCGTCGTCGTCGCCCGCGCCGTCGTCTCGCACCGGCTGCCGCGCGGCATGGCGTTTATGCACCACGCGCAAGACCGCCATATTAACGTGCCGGGCACGAAGCTGACGAACAACCGCGGCGGCACGCACAACAGCCCGACACGCATCCATGTGAAACCGACGCATATGATCGGCGGATACGCGCAATTAAGCTACGGATTCAACTATTACGGACCGACGGGCAACCAACGCGACTTGTTCGTTGTCATCCGCAAATTAGAGGAGGTTGATTGGCTTGAAGATTAA
- a CDS encoding metal-dependent hydrolase → MRYSSHVIVSLCLGAAATAYTALPFTAAYTAGLVIGSLLPDIDEPSSYVGRRSFGVAGKVKEAFGHRRMTHSLIVWGILAAALWRESASPFATGVVLGYLFHIIEDFFSVQGVPLFWPFSSKRWKVPLYRTGKGMEKVFVAAAWVGFVYFGVSGLFYEWWRSLLAVW, encoded by the coding sequence TTGCGATATTCGAGTCATGTTATTGTTTCCTTATGCTTGGGGGCGGCGGCGACGGCGTATACGGCGCTTCCGTTTACCGCTGCTTATACGGCGGGGCTTGTCATCGGCAGCCTTCTTCCTGACATCGATGAGCCGTCGTCGTATGTCGGCCGCCGTTCGTTCGGCGTCGCGGGGAAAGTAAAAGAAGCGTTCGGCCATCGCAGGATGACGCATTCGCTCATCGTTTGGGGCATCCTCGCCGCCGCCCTCTGGCGCGAATCGGCGTCGCCATTTGCCACCGGGGTCGTGCTTGGTTATTTGTTTCACATTATCGAAGACTTTTTTTCTGTCCAAGGGGTGCCTTTGTTTTGGCCGTTTTCTTCCAAGCGGTGGAAAGTGCCGCTCTATCGGACGGGAAAAGGGATGGAAAAGGTGTTCGTTGCCGCTGCCTGGGTCGGCTTCGTTTATTTTGGCGTCAGCGGATTGTTTTACGAATGGTGGCGGTCGCTTTTGGCCGTTTGGTGA
- a CDS encoding alpha/beta hydrolase, giving the protein MNEQYPVLPGAEPFYVEHGPVGVLLSHGFTGTPHSMRPLAEAYAKAGYTVCLPRLKGHGTHYEDMERTTFHDWVASVEEGYEWLKQRCPTIFVTGLSMGGTLTLYLAEQHPEIRGIVPINAAVDIPAIAAGMTGGGEVPRYLDSIGSDVKNPDVKELAYEKTPTASLLQLARLMAQTKAKLDRIVCPALIFVSDEDHVVPPGNADIIFQGISSTEKEIVRLRNSYHVATLDYDQPMIIERSLEFFAKHAG; this is encoded by the coding sequence ATGAACGAACAATACCCTGTACTGCCTGGCGCCGAGCCGTTTTACGTCGAACACGGGCCGGTCGGGGTGCTGTTATCGCACGGGTTCACGGGCACGCCCCACAGCATGCGCCCGCTCGCTGAAGCGTATGCGAAAGCCGGCTATACCGTTTGCCTGCCGCGCTTAAAAGGGCACGGAACGCATTACGAAGACATGGAACGGACGACGTTCCACGATTGGGTCGCCTCAGTCGAAGAAGGATATGAATGGCTGAAACAACGATGCCCAACCATTTTTGTCACCGGGCTGTCGATGGGCGGGACGCTCACGCTTTATTTGGCGGAACAGCACCCGGAAATCCGCGGCATCGTGCCGATTAACGCCGCTGTCGACATCCCGGCCATCGCCGCTGGGATGACGGGCGGGGGCGAGGTGCCGCGGTATCTTGACTCGATTGGATCGGACGTAAAAAATCCCGATGTCAAAGAGCTGGCGTACGAAAAAACGCCGACGGCATCGCTCCTTCAGCTGGCTAGGCTGATGGCACAGACAAAAGCGAAACTCGATCGCATCGTCTGTCCGGCGTTGATTTTTGTCTCCGACGAAGATCACGTCGTGCCGCCGGGAAACGCCGACATCATCTTTCAAGGCATTTCATCGACGGAGAAAGAGATCGTCCGCCTCCGAAACAGCTACCATGTGGCGACGCTCGATTACGATCAACCGATGATTATTGAACGGTCTCTCGAATTTTTCGCCAAGCACGCCGGATAA
- a CDS encoding tetratricopeptide repeat protein, producing MNHIKPIALLVEEKRIVDALAQVRPHLENMGLFQWRPLMASWDSIEPFRALIRLFDYALMYRHSGLVARYAHRKLNTLQTLAWVCDEWLETRRPLDVEEALTPRLAQALEGKTDEPDEAIARAAFVLVRALLDMQRADEAREWMDVVARYETVPIHDKWGYFYIEIGDRKRAEQAVRAGLDDPKRGDMCYLLLADLYALDGRHHEALAVLEEGRRRFPQVLSFYAERARRLRDVGAYREALAAMEELDRLNPLHMHRRYFTHLRAELYDQLGEWEKLESLVRAEPQLEKTPYARALGRQRERAVVLPLVPVVQKHNYCVPASIEMMLRVLGAPRTQDEVAEHIFDVRGSKLSTTVQYLEELGFVCRFFIGSPARWKRFIDEGIPVLLSVDYEQSSHVQVLFGYDERLAAFYVQDPNVFDPFVVLEEEIEKWYAGTHYLSIVALPREKAALAAELPEEEDRYFRELHAFAEKMDEDEQAHFDAFVAFLRRHEHVPYTWLYVMKHFSSDEAKPLVLDYTGRVLKRYPGHNDLLLAAAKAYVYTQEMERAEQVLKQTKGNMQSPLYHYLRGRIAFFMSRYEEAARYFRASLQLDPDQPEVWSYKALALVYAGHTERGLICSQVAVRLYPGDLFIETNHGVLLFHAKRFAEAREWFDRLVRRERRDAYLWYERARCDLELGRRRKAERGFRVAKALDPREPYPYVVLADLYDDDGNREQAKAVLNEGLAAAERLAPLYVRLGDFYMDEGEAEKAACCYEQALALDGDDVFAQLGLASALVERGDGEAARRHVAELRTRFANNSEYWLNAGKWLMAYGFADDEEGRGTALSWLEEGLRLAQFDAEEAYEFYIDQLTTPALRERGRTFLEQLITARPSLASAHSSLGVLYERQNRPSKAMAVYREAAAMDHPLSLFRLAELCASLGRENEAKQHYEACLRADPSFALCHFRLAVLYGGEGEKEQQCAHLLQAVRLAPLRADIESMAALIEPSALLSALADARRQAGEAWYYDSLGYVYGALGQNEREKEAVEKALSLAPHDREALHHYAKVMIKEGKAKEAMEMLEQLMAEYPGDESLYATYIAMFPKNGRGLARLRRRLKRLQADRQRKRAIYARAAAALLPYWEEELQRMDEMPGRWWTKMKAWVGKFSLFSAIIDLYEEAISLDRENAEAYAELARFYAAVELEDDAAKMWRKALASGWEPELAREFVKHLLAADDAKQCQEAQTWLDRLLADDPDDVELRVLQAAVWLQDGRQEQAERQLQAIVAEEPLARGALFLLAERYEETGRLQEATALWERCAEWYSEDGEWHLHLAAMYEEMGRLDKALAAIERCVHAAEDARLRYERARYLSLLGRFDEAKRELDRVLSNDESEEWAALVAEEPAFQHMARV from the coding sequence ATGAATCATATCAAACCGATCGCATTGCTCGTTGAAGAAAAACGAATCGTGGATGCCCTTGCCCAGGTGCGGCCGCATTTAGAAAACATGGGATTGTTTCAATGGCGGCCGCTCATGGCGTCATGGGACAGCATCGAGCCGTTTCGGGCGCTCATCCGGCTGTTTGATTATGCGCTCATGTACCGCCATAGCGGGCTTGTCGCCCGCTATGCCCACCGGAAGTTGAACACGCTGCAGACGTTAGCTTGGGTGTGCGACGAATGGCTTGAGACCCGCCGGCCGCTCGATGTTGAAGAAGCGCTCACGCCGCGTCTTGCCCAAGCGCTTGAAGGCAAGACGGACGAGCCCGATGAAGCGATCGCCCGAGCGGCGTTTGTGTTAGTGCGGGCGCTGCTCGATATGCAGCGGGCCGATGAGGCGCGCGAATGGATGGATGTAGTCGCCCGCTACGAGACGGTGCCGATCCATGACAAATGGGGCTATTTTTACATTGAAATCGGCGACCGGAAGCGGGCGGAGCAGGCGGTCCGGGCCGGGTTGGACGATCCGAAGCGCGGCGATATGTGCTATTTGCTTCTCGCTGACCTGTATGCACTTGACGGCCGTCATCACGAGGCGCTGGCCGTTCTTGAGGAGGGAAGGCGGCGTTTCCCGCAAGTGTTGTCGTTTTACGCGGAACGGGCGCGCCGCCTGCGCGATGTAGGCGCCTACCGCGAGGCGCTCGCGGCGATGGAGGAGCTTGACCGCTTGAATCCGCTCCATATGCATCGCCGTTATTTCACCCATTTACGCGCTGAACTGTATGATCAGCTCGGAGAATGGGAGAAGCTTGAGTCGTTGGTAAGAGCCGAGCCGCAGCTTGAGAAAACGCCGTATGCCCGCGCGCTCGGGCGGCAAAGGGAGCGGGCGGTCGTACTGCCGCTTGTTCCGGTTGTGCAAAAACATAACTACTGTGTGCCGGCAAGCATCGAAATGATGCTTCGCGTACTTGGCGCTCCGCGGACGCAAGATGAGGTGGCCGAACATATTTTTGACGTGCGCGGCTCTAAATTGTCAACGACCGTTCAATATTTGGAGGAGCTCGGGTTTGTTTGCCGCTTTTTCATCGGCTCGCCTGCCCGCTGGAAGCGGTTCATCGATGAAGGAATCCCGGTCCTCTTGAGCGTCGACTATGAACAGTCATCCCACGTGCAAGTGCTGTTTGGCTACGATGAGCGGCTCGCGGCGTTTTATGTGCAAGACCCGAATGTATTCGACCCGTTTGTCGTTCTTGAAGAAGAGATTGAAAAATGGTACGCCGGGACGCATTATTTGTCGATTGTTGCGCTTCCCCGGGAAAAAGCGGCGCTCGCCGCCGAGCTTCCCGAGGAGGAAGATCGCTATTTTCGTGAACTTCATGCCTTTGCGGAAAAGATGGATGAAGACGAACAGGCGCATTTCGATGCGTTTGTCGCTTTTTTGCGCCGGCATGAGCACGTTCCGTATACATGGCTGTATGTCATGAAGCATTTTAGCAGCGATGAGGCGAAACCGCTGGTGTTGGATTATACCGGGCGTGTCTTGAAGCGGTATCCCGGGCATAACGATCTGTTGCTTGCAGCGGCGAAAGCTTATGTTTATACACAAGAAATGGAGCGGGCGGAACAGGTGTTGAAACAGACAAAAGGAAACATGCAAAGTCCGCTGTACCATTACTTGCGCGGCCGTATTGCTTTTTTTATGAGCCGCTATGAAGAAGCGGCCCGCTATTTTCGCGCCTCGCTCCAGCTTGACCCGGATCAGCCGGAAGTGTGGAGCTACAAGGCGCTCGCTTTGGTGTATGCTGGGCATACGGAACGAGGGCTCATTTGCTCGCAGGTGGCGGTTCGCTTGTACCCGGGCGATCTGTTTATCGAAACGAACCATGGCGTGTTGTTATTCCACGCAAAGCGTTTCGCTGAAGCGCGCGAATGGTTTGACCGTCTCGTGCGCCGCGAGCGGCGCGATGCCTATCTTTGGTATGAGCGGGCTCGCTGCGATTTGGAGCTTGGCCGCCGGCGCAAGGCCGAGCGCGGCTTTCGCGTTGCCAAGGCGCTCGATCCGCGGGAGCCGTACCCGTACGTCGTGCTCGCCGACTTGTATGATGACGATGGCAACCGGGAACAGGCGAAAGCAGTGCTCAACGAAGGGCTTGCCGCCGCGGAACGGTTGGCGCCGCTTTATGTTCGGCTTGGCGATTTCTATATGGACGAAGGAGAGGCAGAAAAAGCCGCTTGCTGCTATGAGCAGGCGTTGGCCTTGGATGGGGATGATGTGTTCGCTCAGCTTGGGCTGGCCTCCGCCTTGGTGGAGCGCGGGGACGGAGAGGCAGCAAGACGGCATGTGGCCGAACTGCGCACCCGTTTTGCCAACAACAGCGAGTATTGGCTGAATGCGGGCAAATGGCTGATGGCTTACGGCTTTGCCGACGATGAAGAGGGGCGCGGGACGGCGCTGTCATGGCTCGAGGAAGGGCTGCGCCTTGCTCAGTTTGATGCGGAAGAGGCGTACGAGTTTTACATCGACCAGCTGACAACACCAGCTCTTCGAGAGCGCGGTCGGACGTTTTTGGAGCAGCTCATCACCGCTCGTCCCAGTTTAGCTTCGGCTCATTCGTCCCTCGGTGTCCTTTACGAGCGGCAAAACCGGCCGTCTAAGGCCATGGCCGTATACCGAGAGGCCGCTGCCATGGACCACCCGCTTTCGCTCTTCCGGCTCGCGGAGCTGTGCGCTTCGCTTGGGCGCGAAAACGAGGCGAAACAGCATTATGAAGCGTGTCTCCGCGCGGATCCGTCATTCGCCCTCTGCCATTTTCGTTTGGCTGTGTTATATGGGGGAGAAGGAGAGAAGGAGCAGCAGTGCGCCCATTTGCTTCAAGCGGTCCGCCTTGCTCCGCTGCGCGCCGATATCGAATCGATGGCGGCGCTCATCGAACCTTCTGCGCTCCTTTCGGCGCTGGCTGACGCCCGTCGGCAGGCTGGGGAGGCGTGGTATTATGACAGCCTCGGCTATGTATATGGAGCGCTCGGGCAGAACGAGCGGGAGAAAGAAGCGGTGGAAAAGGCGCTCTCGCTCGCTCCGCACGATCGCGAGGCGCTTCACCATTACGCCAAAGTGATGATAAAGGAAGGAAAAGCGAAAGAAGCGATGGAGATGCTCGAACAATTGATGGCCGAGTATCCGGGCGATGAATCGCTTTATGCCACTTACATCGCCATGTTTCCAAAAAACGGACGAGGCTTGGCGCGGCTGCGCCGCCGACTGAAGCGTTTGCAGGCCGACCGCCAGAGAAAACGTGCGATCTATGCGCGTGCTGCCGCAGCTCTTCTTCCGTATTGGGAAGAGGAGCTGCAGCGGATGGATGAAATGCCGGGGCGGTGGTGGACGAAAATGAAGGCATGGGTCGGGAAGTTTTCGTTGTTTTCCGCCATCATTGATTTGTACGAAGAGGCGATCAGCCTTGACCGCGAAAACGCGGAAGCGTATGCCGAGCTGGCTCGCTTTTATGCGGCGGTGGAACTGGAGGACGACGCCGCAAAAATGTGGCGCAAGGCGCTGGCGAGCGGTTGGGAGCCTGAACTGGCGCGTGAATTTGTCAAGCATTTGTTGGCGGCTGACGATGCCAAACAATGCCAAGAAGCGCAAACATGGCTCGATCGGCTGCTCGCCGATGACCCCGATGATGTCGAGCTGCGCGTTTTGCAGGCTGCCGTTTGGCTTCAAGATGGGCGGCAGGAACAAGCCGAACGGCAGCTGCAGGCGATCGTGGCTGAAGAGCCGCTCGCCCGCGGCGCGCTCTTCTTGCTTGCCGAACGATATGAGGAAACGGGGCGCTTGCAAGAAGCGACAGCGCTTTGGGAGCGCTGCGCCGAATGGTATTCTGAAGACGGCGAGTGGCATCTGCATCTGGCGGCGATGTACGAGGAAATGGGGCGTCTCGACAAGGCGCTGGCGGCCATCGAACGGTGTGTTCATGCGGCGGAAGATGCCCGCCTTCGTTACGAGCGAGCCCGCTATCTTTCGCTCCTTGGGCGTTTCGATGAGGCGAAGCGGGAACTGGACCGGGTTCTTTCCAACGATGAGAGCGAAGAGTGGGCGGCGTTAGTGGCCGAGGAGCCGGCCTTTCAGCACATGGCCCGGGTGTGA
- a CDS encoding transposase gives MERERIMKAPKNPSTQPRLFQVIDMEELVPPHHILRQINEAVDFSVIHDWVAPLYTEKTGRPAADPERLLRLMLLSYLFDHSERELYEILPMHAGYLWFCGLDFESVLHPDPHHPTLPDRTTLVKTRKRWRQHGIFDRLMTYVVDQCIAAGLVSPDVHAAADGTQVRANASIHSLREVKLAPVETLEDYLARTAREDEQTEARDPDDDPPSPSPKSGERVHAEERGNFRGATFSNRTHRSVTDPDARLYKKGKGQEAYPRYLVHDVIDVQSRVILSRRASLATGTAERETSLEQLASIQFRHPSITIRTLSADKAYGTTEYLEALFVQGITPLVPLRRKEMEEIPTWKRRAKDPAQEAKRQAKVRDVQIRNQARLIQQQGGYRSIQALRTRCEHVFAEGKECHGLDRARSRGLYAMEEQALLTAVVQNLKRLCRFRKKRGGTGSLACAKPELGAGSPARLPILWRQTAGRMASKIRHVGSLCPINSPAF, from the coding sequence ATGGAGCGTGAGCGGATCATGAAAGCCCCCAAAAACCCTTCGACTCAGCCTCGTCTGTTTCAAGTCATCGACATGGAAGAACTCGTTCCTCCACATCATATCTTGCGCCAAATCAACGAAGCGGTTGACTTTTCCGTCATTCACGATTGGGTGGCTCCCCTGTACACGGAAAAAACGGGTCGCCCGGCGGCGGATCCGGAACGGCTGCTTCGCCTAATGCTGCTCTCGTATTTGTTCGACCACTCTGAGCGGGAGTTGTATGAGATCCTCCCCATGCATGCCGGATACTTGTGGTTTTGCGGTCTCGACTTTGAATCCGTGCTCCATCCGGATCCTCATCACCCCACACTGCCGGATCGAACGACGCTCGTCAAAACACGGAAACGCTGGCGCCAACATGGAATCTTTGACCGGCTGATGACCTATGTGGTGGATCAATGCATCGCGGCGGGGTTGGTCTCGCCGGATGTCCATGCGGCGGCTGACGGCACCCAAGTGCGGGCGAATGCCTCGATCCACAGCTTGCGGGAGGTCAAGCTCGCTCCGGTGGAGACGTTGGAAGACTATCTGGCCCGCACTGCCCGGGAAGATGAACAGACCGAGGCCCGGGATCCGGATGACGACCCACCCTCTCCGTCTCCAAAATCAGGGGAACGCGTCCATGCCGAAGAACGGGGAAACTTCCGTGGAGCCACGTTTTCCAACCGGACCCATCGAAGCGTGACGGATCCGGATGCCCGGTTGTACAAGAAAGGCAAAGGGCAGGAAGCGTATCCTCGGTATCTGGTGCACGACGTCATCGATGTCCAGTCGCGCGTGATTTTATCCAGACGGGCCAGCCTCGCCACTGGAACGGCGGAACGGGAGACGAGTTTGGAGCAGCTGGCTTCGATTCAGTTTCGCCACCCGTCGATTACGATTCGGACCTTGTCTGCGGACAAAGCGTATGGCACCACCGAGTATCTGGAAGCGCTCTTCGTTCAAGGCATCACACCGCTCGTGCCGTTGCGCCGCAAGGAGATGGAGGAGATTCCAACCTGGAAGCGCCGGGCGAAGGATCCCGCTCAGGAAGCAAAGCGCCAGGCGAAAGTCCGAGACGTTCAGATTCGCAATCAAGCGAGGCTCATTCAACAACAGGGCGGCTATCGATCCATTCAAGCCCTTCGCACGCGTTGTGAGCATGTGTTCGCCGAAGGGAAGGAATGTCACGGGCTGGACCGGGCCCGAAGCCGGGGCCTTTACGCCATGGAAGAACAGGCACTGTTGACCGCCGTCGTGCAAAATCTGAAGCGATTGTGCCGGTTTCGAAAAAAACGAGGGGGGACCGGCTCTTTGGCGTGCGCAAAACCGGAATTGGGAGCAGGAAGTCCTGCTCGTCTTCCCATCCTTTGGCGCCAAACGGCGGGGAGAATGGCCTCCAAAATTCGACATGTGGGAAGTCTATGCCCCATTAATTCACCGGCCTTCTAG